The sequence cacgcacacacacacacacacacacacacacacacacaggccaaCTGGTGTGTAGCTGACCTTGGAGAGCAGAGTGTCACTATGACGCTACTGAGCCCCAGTGGTGACCAAGGTTACCCGGGTACTGTGGAGACCACTGTAGTCTACACACTGACTGACTCCAATGAGGTGGTGATAGAGTACACTGCTAAGCTGAGCCCTGATGGTGACCAGGCAACCATTATCAACCTCACCAATCACACCTACTTTAATCTGGACGGCAAGGTGAGTACATGTTATGAGTGCCCATAAACTTGAGACAAGACTCAAAACCCAAAGATGCTTGATAGTATAGTGTATTGGGGCGGGGGGATAGttaaacagccataactttggcatcattgatccaatttcaaaatttttgtgattttctgaaagcttagaaagagacctttcaaatggtgtgtttaaatcaAAAAATTGATTCggaccataatttgtcattttttgcctttggaccatgggctataatccatggtatttggccgAAATTGACAAATTTTGTAATCTCTCAAATATGcactttgatgataccatttgaaaggtctcttcctaagctttcagaaaatcataaaatcattgaaatttaatccacagaattcaagttatggtgACTGAAGAGTGCCCGAACCAGGGGGGGTtgagttgaacatctttcaatagccataactttggtatcattgatccaatatcaaaaattttgtgattttctgaaagcttagaaagagacctttcaaatggtgtgtttaaatcaAAAAATTGGTtagggccataatttgtcatttttcgcctttggaccatgggctatccatggtatttggccgAAATTGACAAATTCTGTAATCTCTCAAATATGcactttgatgataccatttgaaaggtctcttccTAAGcgttcagaaaatcataaaattgttgaaatttaatccacagaattcaagctATGGCGACTGAAGAGTGCCTGAACCATGGGGGAAGGGTTtgagttgaacatctttcaacagccataacagccataactttagtactgaTTTCGagattttttgaaagcttagaaagttACCTTTCAAATGAAGTTTTTTAATCCAAAATTTGGTTGGGGACCTTGGAGCATTAGGCTATAGTCCACGGTAAAATTACAAATTAATTTCTGGCCAAAAATAACCAAAGAAACAATTCTGTTCCTTAGGACACTGTTCTGAATCATCGCCTGACTGTGAACAGTGACATGTACACTCCGCTGGATAGTGACTTGGTCCCTACCGGCTCCATAGCATCTGTGAAGGGCACGTTTCTTGActtcaccacacccactctgaTTGGCGAGAGGATCGAGGCAGCAGGTGGCTATGACATCAACTATGTCATGAAAGACAACAAGATTGTGCATCCTAGTGAACCTTCACTGAAGCACTTTGCAACGTAAGTCGTAACTTTTTGATCCATTTTGTATGTGCTTAATCTGTTACAGTACCTAGCAATGCATAGTGTGAAAGTTGAGTGAGAATTTAAGTTGAGTATTTTAGTATTCGATCATTTAATTCAGCCAAATTTTGCTTTTAACAGCTACTGAAGACATACCTGCCAAAATTTATAAGATTGCATGGAGATAGTTATCCGCGGCTCAATTTCGAGAATCAAAGCACAGAAATTCAAACGTTATCCAAAGTTTGTGGGTTAatcattaccccccccccctctcccctGTACAGACTGAAGGGCTCCTGCACTCTCAAGGTGTACTCTGACCAGCCGGGGGTGCAGCTGTACACTGGTAACTTTCTGGATGGGGAGCAGAGTGGTCCGGGGAAGGATGGCCGACCTCTAATCAAACATGGCGGTGTGTGTCTGGAGACGCAGGCCTGCCCTAACGCTATCAATATCCCCGGGGCGGAGGGTCAGGTGATCCTGAGAGCAGGACAAGTGTACAAGAGCAAAACTCTATGGGAATTCTCATGAACAGTGATGATAATAGTGAACCATAGGTATCTATAACTGGTGGACATTGTATTTTGTATTTTTGTAATTGATTTTTGCTTTTTGTTGACTTAGTGTTATTGCTAAAATGTGGGCGTATCTGATAAGGGAAATCCCCTGGTTGAACTCTTAGAAGTTCCAGCCACGTGGCCAGTATTAAAAGTCACTGTGAAAGGGTTGatggatgatgatggaagTAGACCCTCCAGTAAGTGCAAGTGCAGAGGCTGTGCAGAGAATAAGGACAAGGATAGAACTGGGGGAGCACTCTATCATTAATGTGAGAGCTAGTACAGTGAAGATATGGTGGTTAGGTAGTCTCGCACGCCAGACGTTTCATCCGGGGGCTAGGCTTGTCGTGTGCCAATAGATAATGATTCCCTTTATTTGCAGACACACAGCTCAGATTTTCCCAGTAACTACCCGGGCTTTGACGATGCTTGGAACATCAAGAAATTCAAGAAGGTGAGATACTaaatgttcataattattcgGGAGATGACAATTTCGACCAAATACCATGGTCCCAtagtccaaggccgaaaaattacAAATTATGGTTCAAATTAAATTAGGGgtttaaacacaccatttgaaaggtgcCAATTTagcaataccatggattatagcccatggtccgaggccgaaaaatgacaaattagggcccggacgaaattttggattgaaacacaccattttaaaggaaattttctaagctttcagaaaatccacAAATTTTTTACATTGGGtacggctgttgaaagatgttcaactacacccccaccccctccgtttaattcaaatctttcagctgccataacttgaattctgtggatccaaagtcaaaaattttaggattttctgaaagcttacaaaaatacctttcaaatggtatcatcaaagtttatatttgagagataaaagtatttgccaatttagcagtaccatggattatatatagcccatggtccgaggccgaaaaatgacaaattagggcccggacgaaattttggattgaaacacaccattttaaaggaaattttctaagctttcagaaaattttgacattggatcaacagtactcaagttatggctgttgaaagatgttcaactacaccccaaccccctccgtttaattcaaatctttcagctgccataacttgaattctgtggatccaaagcttttagaaaatcagaaaaattttgaaattggatcaatgatactaaagttatggttgTTGAAAAATGTTCAACTACACTGATTCCCCCAACTGCCTTAACTTGAATTCTGGGGATTTACGAGTAgactctgtggggggtatggtTAGTTAGATAAACTCCTCCCCCTCTCCAGGGTTTCCGTGTCGACGTAGTGAGTCTGAGCGATGAGGAGATGGAGTTTGACATGATAGGAGTAGACCCGGCAGTGGCCAATGCCTTTAGAAGAATACTCATTGCAGAGGTACCCACTATGGCCATTGAGAAGGTCTACATCATCAACAACACCTCTCTCATCCAGGACAATGTGTGTGAGGATATTTGCTGCATAAAACAAAAACTGCAAtattatataaaattatgtggaAAACAAATTTTTTGTGTTATGTGAGAAAATACAAGTTTTGTAGAATTCCCAGAAATATTTTACCCTGCTAAGCCTGAAATTCTATGTTGTAAGGTACTGTAGTTTCCCCAGGTACTTACATCTTACAAAAAAAAAACGTACTTACATGAACATACAGGTTAGCGTGTTTATATTCCCAGCAAGCTTTGTGAAATTCAAATGCTTACCATGTAATGAGTTCAGGTTTCCCCAACCCCAAGGTACTAGCACACAGATTTGGACTAATACCACTCAAAGTTGATCCAAGGCTATTCAAGATGCCTCCACCGTGTAAGTGCTAGCGGACATTGCtcacatgacagtcacatGATCCCCTGTGCAGTGGAGGAGGGTGCTCCATTGCCAGGTGTTCCGTCACCTGATCAAATAGTGGAGTTCAACCTCAAAGTGAAGTGCAAACGTAACCCTAAGGCACCTAAAGATTCAGAAGATCCCAACGAACTGTACATCAACTCAAAAGGTGGGTATTGGTCTGGTATAAAGTGTAGATCGATAATTCCTGCCGCTTGTGTAATTCACATGCATGGTTAGGCAATCACcctaaaaaaaatttttttataaaTGTCTGTATTGCACAGTAATAATATTCAATAGTGTACCAGAACAATTataaatgcattttgtagccctttgtaATGTCTAtctaatggtgtgtttaaaAGTCAGAGATAGAGACAGTTCTATTCTCTGAGAAAAGCCATGGCCCAACCAAATCGTAGGAATTTACCTGTTTTATTACTAACTTTGAGTCGTCATAACTCGATAGTGTACCAGCACAATTAAAAATTCTATTTGTAGCCCTTTGTAATGTCTAtctaatggtgtgtttaaGTCAGTGATAACCCAGAGATAGAGAAGTTCTATTCTCTGAGAAAAGCCATGGCCCAACCAAATCGAAAGAATTTGGCCTGTTTTGTTACTAACTTTGAGtcgtcataacttgagtttcgATAGTGTACCAGCACAATTAAAAATTCTATTTGTAGCCCTTTGTAATGTCTATCTACTGGTATGTTTAAGTCAGTGATAACCCAGAGATAGAGAAGTTCTATTCTCTGAGAAAAGCCATGGCCCAACCAAATCGAAAGAATTTGGCCTGTTTTGTTACTAACTTTGAGtcgtcataacttgagtttcgATAGAGTATCAGCACAATTAAAAATgtattttgtagccctttgtaATGTCTAtctaatggtgtgtttaaatcaGCGATAACTTAGATATAGAGAAAGTTCTATTCTCTGAGAAAAGTCCTAACCCAACCAAATTTTAGGAATTTGGCGTGTTTTATTACTAACTTTGAAtcgtcataacttgagtttcgATAGAGTACtaaaaatgcattttgtagccctttgttATGTCTGTCTAATGGTGTGTTTTAATCATTGATAGTCTAGAGATAGAAAAAGTTGAGAAAAGCGATGGCGCAACCAAATTGTAGGAATTTGGCCTGTTTATATAACTTTGTGTACAGTAAGTACTATATGAGTGTACTAAACAAGCTAATGTACAGGCATGATATGATAGTTCCAATAGCCCCTATTGTATTGACTGAGTCCCTGCATCATGCATCctctgtgtgtacagtgttgtcAGCTGACATGAAGTGGGTGCCCCTTGGAGACCAGGCCTCAAGACTGGAGGACGTCAGACCAGTACTCGACGATATTGTCATTGCCAAGCTCCGACCCGGTCAGGTGAGGATccatacgtgtacatgtagctggtaGTTAGTCTGCATGGTGGTTGACTTTCAAAAACTGGttactgtgtgtctgttttgTTACTGTGATCGACCCACccctattaattttgtcattaACATTATTTTTCTCTCTGTGCAGGAGGTTGATGTGAGGCTGCTGTGTGTGAAGGGGATCGGACAAGACCATGCCAAGTTCTCTCCAGTTGGTAAGAGCTTGTACTGTGGTTGAATACGTCAATGTTATTATGGATAGATCTGCTATATAATatcaactagagcactgaagtgctaaccctcggttGTTTACATGAATACAATAAATGAAGCATGGAAGCTGGCCAAGTAGCAAGTAACATGAGCAAaaacccttttccattgttcctggtacaagatcacttcagctgtaaacaCATACCTCGAATAAAAAGAACGCCTGTACACAGAGGCCAtgcagccaacgtgcaagttcaaacttcttagcttttgcttgcttttattcaacaatgaagctttaacatcaaaaaatctgccactaataacttgttgtgtgaaggctatcccatgctgtaaacgcagtacTATGGCATctaggtgagtagactcagatgCAGACGAACGGAGGACACTATACCGCAGtacggcctcgggtaataatatCATTGACGTATACTCTGTAGAGCTTTAAAATCAAATGACAATGGTCAATGGTTAGACTACTAACCCAAGGCAACCCAaggcgtgcgtgtgtgggcggccacgggtgtagtagtccgttggtttgtttgtttgtgtgtgacatgtgagtctactcacctggatgcaatagcactgcgtttacagcatggatagcctccacacaacaagttattagttaatagtggcagattttgatgttaaagcttcgtttcGAGcaactaagaagcttgaacttgcacgttggctgcaTGGCCTCTGTACGTGTACAGGCGTTCTTTATTCAAGGTACTTATTTACAgatgaagtgatcctgtaccaggaataATGGAAAGGGGTCACTAGGGTTGTTGCTTATCCCTTAGCCCCAAGGAGCCATAATTACTTCTAAGACTCTAGGCTTAATTCTTGACTTTGCTGTGAttctagtccacagtgcatgtcttaTCCATATATACTAAAGCTCCGTTCTCTGCATGCCTCTAGAGTCTATAGAATTTCATTGCTCGCTACTTCACCAGCTTCCATGCTTCATACATACTACTGCATTTATTGTATTCATGTAAACAACCGAGGGTTAGGACTTGAGTGCCTTAgttggtacaataattatgtggtgtgCTTGAACATGTGATGTGCATATGTGTGGTTGAACATGTGATGTGCATATGTGTGGTTGAACATGTGATGTGCATATGTGtggttgaataattataatcacactattgattataattattcattgacaCAACTATGATGGTTGTTGATTAGAGGCCATTATATCCTTAACGTTCCTTTTGTGTTGCCATATCAAAGTTTTCACAGCGCCATTATGGAATCTGGGAAAATTACTAATGTTATACATAAACTGCAAGCCAAGTAAAATCTCATCACAATAGTGTTCAAACAGTGTTGTACATCGTCCTCTGCAGATATACTATACTAAAAGTTCATTGTTCATTGTTCATTGTTCATTAGCATTAGGGGAAGAGTAGatatacataatatacatATATGTACATATAGTGGTGACATAAGTGTGGTATGAACTAAATATAAATAGTACTAAATATACTATTGTCCATCCAGACCTATTGACATGTGCACTAAGAAGCCCACTGCACATGAATACTTTTAGTAGTTCAAATGCAACTGAGTGACAAGACAAACTATGAGTAGTAGTGTTGCCGGCACTTTTATTTGTGTTGTAGCAGCAGTCCAAGATGTTATTCCCAGATTTGCGCTTTTGAAGTTTATTCTTTTTTTTATATTGATGGGCTTGGCTGTGTTTGACACTTACACTGATTGGTTAGTGGTTGTCAACTTTAGGGACAATGGATTCAGCAACCCTCTCTTGCCACACAACGACATTTGGCTAACTCTATGGCTCATGTTTGTAGTGATTGGCACACTTTTGACTGTTGTCTCTATTCTGCATGATGGGATAACCTTGCTGTATGAATGTTGCTGCAAAGACGACGATGACGACAACGACGACAGCCCTCTCGAATGCTTCTATGAATGTGGTTGTAATACTACCACTCGAAACGAAACACTCAGTGTACTGACACTATTGTTTCAAGATCTCCCTTTGCTGGTCTTGAGTGTTTTTTTTACCTACGTGCAGGTTGGTTGCAAATCTCCCCAACCAAAAGATGTCACTCTTCTTTTACTGAATGTGTGCATTAGTGTGACTGTCGCATATGCAGCTACTTTATGTAGGTTTATACGCACCATTGTACGCATGATAAAATTTATCCGTAAAGACGACATTACTGATTGCACTTGTTGTGTCAATTTTTACAAATGTTTTGTTATAATAGGCATCATTTTGGAGGCTTTGGCATTATTTTTATCGCCGATTGGTATCTCATATGTATGGGTTGACTATACATATGTAAAGAGTGGAAATTTGTTCAACGATCCTCTTAAAATTTATCACTCTGGTCATCCGCTCTTTGAAATTTCTGGAAATGTCATTCCACCAAATGGTACCTTTCTTCATATCGAAAATATCCACATGACGGAAATATCGCAAAATGGTACCTTTCTTTATAATATCGATAAAGGTAGAGATATTTACTGCCTGAGAACGTTTGAATATCACCCAGAAGCTTTTCAAATCTACTTTAACGCAGTCAATCTTTTTGCAGTCTCTAACAATGCGGATTTTTGTGCTGCTGTAAATACCAGTGTGGAGGAAATGGACTTTTCGTGTGCTGACTTGTCCCTCTACTACTCATCTAGAGACTCGTCGAGTGGTAATGTTAGAAGACATCAGTGTATGTTTTATCAACAGCCTCGATTTAATAATACCATTGTCAATGTTTATCGCCATCTTGGTCGAACAGAATCTGCTCAGAATTATGGAGAGCCTATTGCTTTGTTGTATCAGAACCGTTTCTTTCTATTGACTGATGTAAAAAGTTCCCCGGATGGAGCGTTTCAAGGAATATTAGATCCCTCCGTTTTCTCAAACAGTTCTGACAGTATTTCTTGTGTGATCGAGCTTCGGTACCTGCAGCTGCCAACTACGGGGCAAATACAATACAACTACAGAGATGTTGCTAACTACGGAGAAAATAATTGTAACTTTAGCAGTACCAATGTCTGTTCTTCATTGCAGAGTGATCTGGTTTATGGCTATCTTTCCGACGAGTACAGCCTAGTACAGAACACCCGCTGCTCTAACGTCACTGATAACCAACTACGTCTTGTGTACCAGCCTTCAATCGTTGTACGATCCCCATGCTGATCGATAAACACAAACTCTTCCCTTTTTTAGTTAGTTAGAGTCTTAGCTGTCAGTTTGTTTTACTATCGTTTCCTGTAGGATGCTATATTAGCATCCACTATTGCGTGCAGTACATGATGTAGTTTAGTTTGTTGTAGTTATATTCTTCTTCGGCTCTGTATTTGTATGAAATGCTTGTTGGTTCAAACAGCTGTTACAGTGTGAGAATGTATCCCTTTACTTTGCACAAGGCAACCACACAATATAATTTACAACCGCATATGGCATTGCATATATACTTGTTCGTAGTAGCCTCATCCActtccctcccccctcccctccacacacacacagccacagCTTCATACCGCCTCCTACCTGAGATAATCCTCACTCAACCTGTGACTGGAGCCAATGCTAAGAAACTGGCAAAGTGTTTTGCAAAGGGTGTGATCAAGGTAGTGACGAGGGAGGATGGAAAGTCCTGTGCTGAGGTGGTGGATCCAAGGAAGGACACATGCAGTAGAGAGGTGCTTAGGCATGAGGTGAGCTAGTGTGTGCTTAGGCATGAGGTGAGCTAGTGCAGTCCATGCTTAGGCATGAGGTGAGCTAGTGTAGTCCATGCTTAGGCATGAGGTGAACTAGTGTAGTCCGTGCTTAGGCATGAGGTGAGCTAGTGTAGTCCATGCTTATATAGGCATGAGGTGAGCTAGTGCAGTCCATGCTTAGGCATGAGGTGAGCTAGTGTAGTCCGTGCTTAGGCATGAGGTGAGCTAGTGTATAGTCCATGCTTATAGGCATGCATGAGGTGAGCTAGTGTATAGTCCGTGCTTAGGCATGAGGTGAGCTAGTGTAGTCTGTGCTTAGGCATGAGGTGAGCTAGTGTAGTCCATGCTTAGGCATGAGGTGAGCTAGTGTAGTCCATGCTTAGGCATGAGGTGAGCTAGTATAGTCCATGCTTATATAGGCATGAGGTGAGCTAGTGTATATAGTCCATGCTTATATAGGCATGAGGTGATCTATACCATGCTTTTGTAGGCATGAGGTGAGATTTGATTGTTGGTCAGAGCCCATCAAAATGTGTtgactacatgtagttacataCAATAAATCTCCCTTAGAACAACTGTCTTTTGCTGGACACTATGGTTATGAATCTTTAAAGTTATATGTATAGTGAAGAGTGCTATAGTATAATGATATGTTCAGATTAATGATTGCGTTTAGATCCATTCTCAAAGAACAAGGCCTTGGCAATTGTTCCgaaatgggcctgtttttgataCCTATAATTTATCTTTGAACTTTCCATAACTTGAACTAAGATTGTGCATTTTCATCATTAAgagatgcattttgtagcccttcGTTTTATACCTGTCTTATGATTATAATCGGCTGTACCTGCAGGAGCTGAAGGACTGTGTGAGACTGTCTAGAGTTAGGGACCATTTCATCTGTAAGTTAACTGCCGTATTACTATATACTATGCTTTGTTGTATcaatcaaacatttgcaaaataTGTTAGTGTTCATGACATAACACCGCAAATACTTATACTGGTACTTTATGGCAACACAATCCTTGCCTGATTGAAAGCAAAATGTGAAATTTCTTCTGATTTGACTCATTATTGCGCTAGTAATGATGTTTGGTTGTCACCTACAAATACTACTGATCgtctcccccctccccctctctgtaGTTTCCGTGGAATCATCGGGTGCTTTACCACCGGACACACTGATGGTGGAGGCAATAAAGGTTCTCAGAGAGAAGTGCACACACTTCCTGGAGGAACTTAATGAATTAACTGGacagtaataatattattattatgtgttgtACAGCCTAAATCATCCGCGTCTTCTTATTGAGGTTACGTGCAAGTGGGAGAGTCTGCTACATTTTTTGCTAAGTATATCAACCCTCCCACTCACTAGCACAACAAACAATCATTGTTTGAGAATGAAAGCCTTGCTGCTCTGTGCTCTAGTGCTGTGCTGTGGTCTACAGGCAGCTCAATGCTGCTCTTGCGTTTCATATGCCTTATCACGATCCAGACCAACAGCCATAAGAGATAACTTTTGTTTCAGGTACATAATATTAATATATCTATTACATTTGTATAtgagatctatatatacacattggcattatttatagctagctacatacgTCTACATGCTATATCTACATTGCATGCTAAGCCAGTATCTTGGTGTAGTTTTATTTGAGGTCTTCAGAAACACTATACTGAGCTATAAATTAATGGAGCTGTGTTCCTATACTGTTTGTTTAAATTACAGCTCTATGGTGTACTCTGCCCGGGTAGTCGGTGCAGTGTGTAACTGCGTCATGGGGTTCACTAACCTGTGTGTTAACTACACCACTCGAGCTGACTCCACGCTGACCGCTGAGGTGATTACCATGTGTGAGGGTGCCAGCTTTAGTAACTTCGACATGTGCGCTGATCTCAGCAGTGCATTAGCTGTCAACACAGGTACTAGTCTATTAAAAGTGAACTCGTTGTTATTTTTTACAGCTATTAATTAAATATACTATTTGTCCCACAGCTATAATGAATGTGTCTGGCCTACCCACTCGGAACTTGACAGCAGAGTTTGGCAGGTGTCCAAACCGTCACGTGTGCCCATTCAATAACGTCACCAATGACTACGACACTATGAACAACCCGTGCCAGTATACTCTGGAGCTAATAGAAGTGTTCAAGCCTATAAATACCACTTTTGTAAGTTGATACTGTCAAAATTATCATTGGGATCATCttccccatacacacacacacctgacgACAACAGAACAACCCATTGATGGCGAATGGACCTGATGTTCTCACATCATGTGGTAACTATGGTAGACGTCTAAGCATTGGCGAGACGTATCTGgttggagtgggtggggcttgcAACCCCATCTCTGCGTGGTCGACTCTAGATACCTACTCTGATAGTGAGCTGAGTCTCCTCCGAGGCCTAAGTGCTAACACGGGGCTGGTGTGTGGGGCTCTGGGTACAATGCCCTCCATCGTGACTCTAGTGCTCTCAGTGCTCCTCATCCTCACAATGGTGGTGGTCTGAACTTCACATTTTTTTCCgtgtctactataattatactctaagCTATATAGCTTCATACGATCATTGTTTTAAcccataaaattattatgactgtAAAATATAACACTATAACTTACAATTAttgtcaatataattattattatgatgataatAATATTACTGTAAAATTAATAGGGGTGGGTCAATCACAGTGACaacaaacacacagtaacCAGAGTTTGAAAGCCAACCACCATGCAGACTAACtaccagctacatgtacacgtatggATCCTCACCTGACCGGGTCTGAGCTTGGCAATGACGTCGATTGTTCTTTAACTGATAAAGCTGTCACAAACGAAGTGAGTAGTTCATTGGCAAGAATACATTTACCTTTGGATATACGTTAATTCTTCAGAGTCATCACATTCCTCACAAGAgtcaccaccctcacacacatcagccacacccccttgtTCAAAGCTCGTCTCTTCGTCAGAATTCAATAACTCAGGGGCGGACTCT is a genomic window of Halichondria panicea chromosome 15, odHalPani1.1, whole genome shotgun sequence containing:
- the LOC135348568 gene encoding galactose mutarotase-like; this encodes MPVTREDITYCTVTNKAGTKLGLTSLGATITELVLPTGVDVVLGYKDVNDYRTNPFYLGCSVGRVANRIKMATFVLDEKTYHVTANAPPNSLHGGTVGFNKANWCVADLGEQSVTMTLLSPSGDQGYPGTVETTVVYTLTDSNEVVIEYTAKLSPDGDQATIINLTNHTYFNLDGKDTVLNHRLTVNSDMYTPLDSDLVPTGSIASVKGTFLDFTTPTLIGERIEAAGGYDINYVMKDNKIVHPSEPSLKHFATLKGSCTLKVYSDQPGVQLYTGNFLDGEQSGPGKDGRPLIKHGGVCLETQACPNAINIPGAEGQVILRAGQVYKSKTLWEFS
- the LOC135348566 gene encoding DNA-directed RNA polymerases I and III subunit RPAC1-like; protein product: MMMEVDPPVSASAEAVQRIRTRIELGEHSIINTHSSDFPSNYPGFDDAWNIKKFKKGFRVDVVSLSDEEMEFDMIGVDPAVANAFRRILIAEVPTMAIEKVYIINNTSLIQDNVLAHRFGLIPLKVDPRLFKMPPPLEEGAPLPGVPSPDQIVEFNLKVKCKRNPKAPKDSEDPNELYINSKVLSADMKWVPLGDQASRLEDVRPVLDDIVIAKLRPGQEVDVRLLCVKGIGQDHAKFSPVATASYRLLPEIILTQPVTGANAKKLAKCFAKGVIKVVTREDGKSCAEVVDPRKDTCSREVLRHEELKDCVRLSRVRDHFIFSVESSGALPPDTLMVEAIKVLREKCTHFLEELNELTGQ